In the genome of Lactuca sativa cultivar Salinas chromosome 3, Lsat_Salinas_v11, whole genome shotgun sequence, the window CAAGAACCGGATTTTGAAGCCAAGATACCAGCTTGATTACAACTTTTGGGCACAATACATACCAAAAAACTAGTTGGTATTGTTAACATCCAattatttattgaaaaaaaatcaaatcaaaatctatattttttgtttgttaatttaattaaaacaattttaaGGCTGCTTTGATTAAAAAGGTGAATTTGTcattatgaataaaaatatattattacatAATAATTTTATTAAGACATGTGAatcaaaaaagtttaaaaaagatGGTAATGCTATAACCGAATtaactaatcattccatagaaacTCTTCACTGAATTTGCTTATAGTCAAATGTAAATTTCATTAAACTACATATATTTCTAgaatcaaaatataaataatggATATATTCATGTGCCATCCTTTCACACCAAACAACCTTGTAGTGCTAAAAAAACCTTTATAAAACCAGTGCTCATTCCTCCATTTTCTCCATCTGCTcttttctttctttatattcaattCCCTTCCTACGAAATTTCCGTCAATGGCAGGCACTATTCAAAACACCCATTTttactcctcctcctcctcctcaaagaAGAGGATGACTCCCGATGACTTTAACAGGGACGATGATATCATCACAAAGAAACTACCAGCAGCAACATTTGAAGACCCTGTATCAGCTTTGGCTAATGCTCGACATGAATTTGGAGAGCATGGTGGAGTTAACATGTCCATTGAGGCCTCCGCCACCTTCACCGTCATGGAACCTGAAACCCTCAGCCGCATGTTCACCGGAGAGCTAGGCCCTGATCGGGATTTCTTCATCTACAGCCGCCATTTCAACCCCACAGTCCTCGCTCTTGGCCGTCAGATGGCAGCTCTCGAGGGGACTGAGGCGGCATACTGCACCTCTAGCGGCATGTCCGCCATCTCATCGGTTCTGTTGCAGCTGGTTAGCAGCGGGGAGCACATAGTGGCGTCTCCGACGTTATACGGTGGGACACATGCATTTCTCACACACTTTCTTCCGAGGTCATCCAATATAAAAACGACGTTTGTTGGCATAAGGGATTTGAAGAAGGTGGAGGAGGCAATCGTGGAAGGGTACACCAAGGTTTTGTTTTTTGAGTCCATGTCTAACCCGACGTTGACTGTGGCCAACATTCCGGAGCTTTCAAGGATAGCCCATGAGAAGGGTGTTACGGTGGTGGTTGACAATACCTTTGCTCCGATGGTGGTTTCTCCGGCAAGGCTGGGTGCCGACGTTGTAGTCCATAGTATTTCCAAGTATATTAGCGGCGGAGGAGACATAATTGCTGGTACGCTCTAAACGATCTTTTGACAATATTCATGTCTCTTTCTTATGCACGTACGTCATGCACTCATGCAACTCCAAATTTTACTTTCTTTACAGTTTTCTGGCTATATTATTAATCgtatcatataacatataacttAAATACTACAAATTTCTTGCATTTTAGAAAAAAATGccaaaaactaaaaaatatataaaaacaaacACAAGAAATCTTTTAGTCTATATTTTGGATGATTAATTTCataccaaaatattgaaatacgGAAACTATAAGATATATTTTAAACAATTtagaaaaaattgcaaaaatggtccctgtggtatgcaaaattttggggttttagtccaaaccccgagttttttGGATCCATGGTctttttggagtggtttgtatgtgcTTTTGTTCCCTGGACTTAAATCTCGTTAAATAGGATCTGTTAAGCCCCCTCACGTGCCTCACACGTGAGGGTAAATTTGtcatttcatatttaagggaccatttttgcataaacCGTTTTTTGGCCCTAAGGATGCGCTCTTCTTCCCCAACGTTCCCCAACGTCTCTTTTTTCTACCCTTCTTCTTGAGCTCTGGTACAACAATAATGGTTTATACTTTATAGAACCATTGATTTGAAAATATGGTTTTAGTTTTTACCTCTTCAATGGAGGTACTGTAATCCATTGTGAGGTGGGAAGTGTTTAGGGTTGGATTTGTAGTGGCTAAATCGGCATCGACCGCAAGATCATATAATGTTTCCTCTTTAATGCACTTTAGATCTTGTCTCCAAAGATCTGGCTCTGGTTTTTGAGCTAAAACTGCTCTACTATCTCCTACATTAATCACGTAAACATCTTCTTCTTTCATTAACATAACCAGAAGACATGAACCCATTAGAGCTAGTTTTGGATTTTCAACGAGCATTTGGTCTACAATATGAGAATATGCGTCTTCTGTGTTCTTTAATCCTTGAGATAGAGCTTTCAAAACATCTTAATGGTGAACTGAATTTGACCCATTGGAATTCAGTTTCTCTTTTAATCATCGATCTAATTCTAATCTCTCCCTGTCGAATTCACACTTCCATCTCCGACGGTTATCTTCCCATTTCTTTGAAGCCCCTCGACTCCTAACTCTTGAACTCTTGTTTCTTCTTTTCTAAAAATCCTCGGTTGCATTGGGGTAACTCTCTTGCTTATCGACATATCTTTGATGGTTATTTTGTTGAGTTTGATTTTCGACCTTGGATTTGGTATCATCTATTGGTTGTTGCCCTGAAGGAGTTACATTCGTGGAATCAAGTTAATTGTCCCACAACAAACCTTTCAATTCCTTATGAACAGCTGGGTATAGATTTGATAACAGATAATCAGGTGCATTAGTACCATTAAATCCATCATAAATCCCAACAAAAACCCACCCGTATTCCTCCGAAACGACGACGTCTACTCGATCTTCCCCAGATTTCCCTTG includes:
- the LOC111919222 gene encoding methionine gamma-lyase, which encodes MAGTIQNTHFYSSSSSSKKRMTPDDFNRDDDIITKKLPAATFEDPVSALANARHEFGEHGGVNMSIEASATFTVMEPETLSRMFTGELGPDRDFFIYSRHFNPTVLALGRQMAALEGTEAAYCTSSGMSAISSVLLQLVSSGEHIVASPTLYGGTHAFLTHFLPRSSNIKTTFVGIRDLKKVEEAIVEGYTKVLFFESMSNPTLTVANIPELSRIAHEKGVTVVVDNTFAPMVVSPARLGADVVVHSISKYISGGGDIIAGAVCGAASLVNSMMDLHQGTLMLLGPTMNAKVAFELSQRIPHLGLRMKEHSQRTLIYAQRMKKMGLKVIYPGLEDHPDHHLAKSIFNKEYGYGGMLCLDMKTEVRANKLMNGLQNKTRFGLMAVSLGYYETLMSCSGNSTSSELDEKEQALAGISPGLVRMSIGYTGTLEQRWGQFQEASLNLI